The following nucleotide sequence is from Halobaculum sp. MBLA0147.
CGCCACCCGCTCGTGCGGCTTCGATGTTGGCGTTCAGCGCCAGCATGTCGGTCTGGTCCGCGATCTCGCCGATCAACTCCGTGATCTCAGCCACGCGGTCCATCCGCTCGTCTAGCGATGCCACCTCGGACTCGATCTGGTCCGTCGCCGACAGCGCGGCGTCGATCTCCGCGAGTGCCTCCGTCGCCGCCTCGGCCCCGTCCCCGGCGAGCGAGCGCGTCTGATCGGCCTGCGTGTCGATCGTCTCGACGGAACTCGTCACCTCCTCGACCCCGGCGCTCAGCTCCTGCACGTTCCCACTGGCCCGCTGAGACTGCTCCGCGAGATCCTCGGCGCCGTCGGTCAACTGCTCGGCTGCGGAGCCGATCTGGTCGATCGACACCGAGACCTCCTCCGTCGTGCTCCCGAGCTCGTCACTCGTGTCGGCGAGCGAGTCACCCAAGTCGGTGACGGTGTCGACCAGCTCGCGGATCTGGCCGACCGCCCGCTCCAGGTCGTCGTTCATCGCCGCGAACTCCTCGTGGACGGTCTGCATCTCCGCGAACTCCGCCGGCGGCTCCGCGACCGTCGGCGAGATCGTCAGGTCGCCGTCGGCCAACGCCGAGAGACTCTCTCGGAGGTCCGCCAGCAGCGTCGTCTGGTACGCCTCCAACTGTTCGGCCTTCTCCTCCTCGCGCACCTTCTCGGTCACGTCGCGGTTCAACTCCATCACGCCGACGAGCGAGCCACTCGCGTCGTACAGCGGCGTCGTCGTCCGCTCGACCGGCACGTCCCGACCGGCCCCGGTGGTGATGGTCTCTCTCACCTGCTGGACGTCCTCCTCCGTCTCCAGCACTCGCTCGACGAAGTCCGACGAGTCGCTCTCGTCGTCGAGCAGTGCCGTCGCCGGGCGCCCGACGGCCGCCGACCGGTCCGTCTCGAACAACTCGCAGGCCTGCTCGTTCAGGTTCGTCACGTACCCCGCGGTGTCCGTGATGTACGCCGGCGTCGCGAGTCCGTTCAACACGCTGTCGATCGCCTCCTCGCCGTCTGCCGCACCCACCTGTGTCGCCTGACTCGACCGAGCCGCACTCTCGGACGGGCTGTCCCCCCGGTCTCGAATCGCCCCCAAGACCCCGAGCATCACAATTCAAGCTGATATTCACCACTACTTATTTCTATCTCGCACGTTCTCAGGATCGATAGTGCAAACGAGTCGAATCTCGCCGATACTGTACACGAGTGTACGGGAGAGTCCATATTCGTTCGGCGTGTGTCCACTCGGAACGGTTAGTGACCCGACCCGACCGGACCGCTCTCTCGTCTCGACTTCGCCTGTCCACGCCACCGATACCGGAACGTACTTGTACTCTTTAGGCTCGCCTAAATCCCGTGAACGGGAGCACGAGCGGACAGAGAGATCACGGTGGAGAATCGGCGGACAGGCCCACCGACCGGACGGGTTCGGTGACGCGCCGACGAGTCCTCGGTGCCGCGGGCGCGGTCGTCGGGACCGGGCTGGCCGGCTGTTCCGGCACCGGCGCCGAGTCGACACGAACCGACGCCGGTGGCGGCGCCGCCGGTGCGACGGGGTCACCGACTGCCACCGCGGGCGAGAGCGAAGACGGGTCCGACGGCGCGGCCGAGTCGTCGACGAGCGGGACCAGCTACGAGGCGTGTATCGAGCCGGTCGGGTGTGTCGAGTTCGCGTCCGTCCCCGAGACGTGGGTCGCGTACAACGGCGGCTGGGCAGACATGGCGTTCGCGCTCGGCCAGGCAGACGGGTTCCGAGCCGTCGGCAACGCCGTCCCGCGGTTCTTCTACGAGCCGTTCGACCTGGACCTGCCCGCCGCGGCCGACACCCCCGAGTTGTTCTCGGGTGGGTGGGACGAGGAGGTGTTCTACGAACTCGACCCGGACGTGATCCTGATGGACCCCGAGTTCATGCACGGCACCGGCTGGGACGGCTCGTGGGACGAGTCCGACACGCGAGAACTCCAGCGGAACGTCGCGCCGTTCTTCGGGAACAACTGCCGTCGCCGCCGCGAGTTCCACGACTACGAACTGTACACGCTGTACGAGGCGTTCGAGCGGCTGGCGGACGCGTTTCAGCAGCGAGAGCGGTACGAGGCGTTCGCGGCGGTCCACGAGGAGGTGCAGTCGACGATCCAGTCCCGACTCCCGCCCGCCTCCGAGCGGCCGTCCATCGGACTGCTCAACGGCGGCTCGAGCCCCCAGAAGGGACAGTTCTTCCCGCTGGACCCGACGGCGCCGGGGTACGAGACGAAGCCGTACCGCGACCTCGGGGTCGGCAACGCGTTCCCGGCTTCCGCGACCGGTGCCGCGATCGACTACGAGCGGCTGCTCGCCGTCGACCCGGAGATCCTGGTGATCCACTGGGGGATCGGCCGGACGGGCGACGGCGACGGGTTCTCGCGGGCGGCGTTCCGCGAGCAGTACGTCGAACCGATGGAGGACCACCCGGTCGGGAGTCAGTTGACCGCCGTCGAGAACCGTCGTGTCTACCCGGGTGCCTACGGCGAACAGGGACCCATCACGAACCTGCTCCAGACGGAGATGACGGCCCAGCAACTGTTCCCGGAGGCGTTCGGAAAGTTCGACGCCGAGGCGTTTCCCGCGGTGGCGAGCGAGCGACGACTGTTCGACCGTGGCCGGGTCCGCGAGATCGTCCGAGGTGAGATCTGATGTCGACGCTGCCCGACGAGACGCCGGCCCGCGACCCGGAGTCGGCCGTCGACACGGACGTGGTGGTCGTGGGCGGCGGCGCGGCGGGACTGTCGGCGGCGACGTTCCTCGCCCGCTACGGACTCGACACGACCGTGTTCGCCCGCGGTCACTCGGCGATCCGGCAGTGTGCCCACCTGGAGAACTACCTCGGGTTCCCCGGCGGGATCTCGCCCGAGCGGTTCCTGGCGCTCGGCCGGCGGCAGGCGACTCACGAGGGTGCCAGCGTCGTCGACGACCTCGTCGAGTGGGTCGAACGCGTCGGAGAGGTGTACGACGACGAGACGACGGCGGACGAGGAGGACGAGACAGGAACGGCGACCGACGGGTCTGCCGCTGCGGACGACGCGACCGAGACCGGCGACTCGACGGAACGACTCTGCCCCGCACGGTTCCGCGTCCAGACGCAGGACGACCGGACACTCCACGCGCGGTACGTCCTGGTCGCGAGCGCCTACGACGGCGACTACCTCGAACCGCTCGTCGACGACCTCGACCGGGAGGCCGAACACGGGTTCGTCGAGGCGGAGGCCGGACGGACGCCGGTCGAGGGACTGTACGCCGCCGGGTGGCTCACTCGAGAGACGGTCCACCAGGCGATCGTGAACGCGGGCGACGGGGCACGCGCTGCCGTCGCCCTGGCGCGCGACGACTTGCGGGACCGCTACTGGGACGCGTTGGCCGACATCTACGTCGACTGGGTCGTCGACGACGACCGCTACGGCGGCGAGGAGTGGGCGGCGGACTTCGACGACTGGTTCGACCGGGAGATGGCACCCGGTGCACCGGACGATGTCGACGACGGCGAGCTCGCCGAGGTGCGTGAGGCCGCCAAGGAGTCGTTCCTCGACCGGTGTGTCGACGAGTCGGAGCGTGCGGAACGAGAGCGTCGGGGGCAGGAACTCCTCTTGGAGGAGTTGGACGACGACGTGATCCGCGAGTACGTCGCGGGGCTCGACGACGAGGCACGAGCAGAGGAGGTGATCTGACGTGTCGTCCCCGCCGCAGGGCGGCGACTCCTCGACAGGGGGACGACGGGAGGCGGACGAGCAGCCCCGCGTGACTACCGACGCCGTCACCTCCGGGCTGGACAGTGCCGTCGAGCGTGTCGACGCCGAACGTGAGCGGACGGCGGCGAAACGCGACGCACTCGACCGGTTCCACGAACGGGTCCGCGAGATCGACGCGACGGACCCCCGGACGGCCGGGGCGAGCAGCTCCGGCGGTGCGTTCGGTGCGGGTGGTGGACGCGGAGCGGGCGCTGCCGGTGGTGGTCCCGCCGGACCCGGGGGCATCCGTGGTGGTGCCGGCGGTGGTACGGGAGGGCGTGGCGACGACGGCGGAGGGTCGCGATCCGCAGCCTCCGGGAGTGGTGATACGAGCGGCTGTGCCGCCGTCCGCCGTGCGTTCGCGGACTGCGTCGGCGGGTACAGCGGCGACGCCGACGAGAGTCACGACACGGTCCACGAGGCGATCGCGGCGGAGTTCTCCGAGGAGATCGCCGTCTCCCTAGCGAGCGGGAACGGCGGCGGGCTGTTCACGCCGCAACTCAAACGCGGCGTCGTGAACGAGACGGAGCGGCGACAGGCCGAACTGTCGGTGATGGAGACCGCACTCGAACGCGAGGCGTCCTCGCTGGCGACGACACGCGAGACACAGCGGGCGGTGGTCGAGTGGCTCGGCGAGCACAACCCGACGCCGTTGTCGTCGCTGTCGTTCGACGAGTTGGCAGCCCACCACGAGCGGCTGGCGACGTTCCGACGGCGACTCGACGACGCGGCCGAGACCCGACAGGCGTTCTTGGACGAGGCGACCGGAGAACGAGCGCGTGTCGGCATCCGCCACGAGGATCTCGTCGCGTACCTCTACTCGTCGTTCGCGGACGACCACCCGGCGCTGGGGACACTCGGCCGCCTCGACGAGTTGTGTGGCGAGGCCCAGCGGACGCTGCGCGATCACCTGACACGGCGGGTGTGAGTGGGGTCGACCCGTCGGGGGAGAGAGCAAGAACTTTGCACACCCGCTATCCCACTGGGCGCATGGACGTGACACTGCTGGGGACCGGCGACGCGACGGGTGTCCCCGCCGCGCTCTGTGACTGCGAGTACTGTGTCGGGAGTGCGCCCCGTCTTCGCCCCGCGGTGCTCGTCGAGCACGACGACACGACCGTCGTGCTCGACGTCGGGCCGGACCTCTGCGACCAACTCCAGCGGACGGACACGTACAGTGTCGACGCGTTCTTTCTGACACACTTCCACCGCGACCACGCGGACGGGTTGCTCGAACTGCTCCAGACGCTCCGTACCGGGACCGAGGCGGCCTGGAACGAGGATCGAGACGGTCACGCGTTCGACCTCTACATGACGGAGACGGCCACCGAGCACCTCCGGGACTCCTTCGCGTACTTTCTAGACACGCTCGATCCGCAGTGGGACCCGGACGGTACCACCGTCGGCGGCTTGGCGGTCGACTCGTTCCCCGTCGAACACATGCGACCGGAGTACGAGACCGTCGGGTTCCTCGTCCGAAACGGCGACAGCGTCCTCGCGTACGCGCCGGACATGGCGACGTTCGTGGGGGAGCCGCCGACTACCGACGTCGACCTCTTCGTCTGCGAGGGGTCTCCGGTCGTCGGAGGCAGCCACGGGACCGTCGAGGAACTCCGCGCCGCGGTCGACGCAGTCGACGCCGACCGGACGGTCCTAGTCAACGCCACGGAACACGGCCGTCGCGAACACACCGAGGAACTCGCCGCGCGTGCGAGGGAGTTCGGCTGTGAACTCGGCGCGGACTTCGACGAGTACACACTCTCCTGACACGTCAGCCCAGTGGACCGCCGAGTTCGTCACGGCGACGAGGGAGACCCCCAACACGACGAGCGCAGACGACGGTCCACCTCACCCGTGCCACAAAGCGTAATCCAGTCCACGTCCACGGGTCAGCCGAGTCGACAACGATGTCACTACGATCAGTCGACCCGACCCGCAGCAGACCGATCGGGGTGGGTACGGCCCGTGATACGCGGTGACAGGTGACGACGAGATCTCGTCCGACGCCGAGACAGTCGCGCCGGTGTCAACTGCAGACGCGGCGCGTCTTGACGACGGACTCGGTGGACTCCACCACGGGTTCGTGTTGGTGAGCGACCTCCCGCGAGCCGTCGAGTTCTACGCGACGGTGGTCGGTGCGGAGCCGCTTCGGCCCGACGACCCCGACGAGACCGTCGCGACGGCGACCTTCTACTGGCTGGCCGTCGGCGACGACACGTTCGTCAACCTCGCCGTCGACCCGGAGCGAGCGCCACTCGCGGAGGAGGTCGAGATGCTCGCACTGGGGACGACCACGGAACACGCTCGGACTGTCGAGCGCCGTCTGGAGGCCAGAGATTGGCCGTACGACACCGGGGTGAACACACTCCGCTTCGACGACCCGGACGGCAACGAAGTGGAACTGACGTGGTGGGACGGACCGCGGTGAGACGCGACACGCGAACCGGTCAGACCGGCGTTCAGTCCGCCCGCCGCGGTTCGGCGCGCGTCTCTGCACGCTCACCCTCTCGATGCCAGTAGACGAGCCGCTGGAGTCGCCGCCGGTCGACGGACTCGGCGACGAGCAGCGCGAAGCCGGCGGCGACGACGGCGAACCCCGCCAGTGCGGTCGCGCCGATCCGTTCGCCGAGCAGTGCCCACCCGCCGACGGTCGAGACGACCGGCACGGCGTAGAAGACGAGGTTCGCACGCCGCGGCCCCACGCCGTCCACCAGCGCGAAGTACGCGAGGTACGCGACCGCACCGGAGCCGACGCCGACGTAGGCGACGGCGACGAGTGCCGTCGGCGGCAGCGTCACGGACGCGAGCGACTCCCCCGCGGCGACCGCCAGCCCGTGCGACAGCAGTGCCGCCAGCGGGACGCCCCAGACGGTCCGTGCGGTGGTCGACAGCGTCGGCTCGGCCCACCGGATCACCACACTCCCGAGGGCGATACTCGCCGCGCCACCCACCAACAGCGGGACACCCGCCGCCTCACCCGTCAGCAGTGCGGTCGGCCCGGCGACGAGGATCACACCCACGAGTCCGAGCGCGGTGCCGAGGAGACCGAGTCTGGTCGGCCGCCGCCCCGGCAGCAACACCGCGGCCGCGGCGACGGTCAGGATTGGGTTCAGGCTGAAGACGATGGCCGCCACGCCGCTGCTCGTCGACTCCTGGCCGACGAACAGGAGCGCGTTCGTCAGGCCGACGACGAGGCCGCCCGTCGCGAGGACGGCCACCACGTCGCCCGCGGTTCGGGGTCTGAGGTCACTCCAGGACAGCCGTGTCGCCGCGTAGCCGGCGAGGACGACCGCTCCGACGTCGAACCTGATCGCGAGGAACGTCAGCGGCGGGAGGTACGCCAATCCGGCCTTCACCGCGACGAACGTCCCACCGAACAACAGTGCGGTGAGGAGGAACGCCCCGGCGTGTCGTCGTCGCGACACGCTACCGCCACCCCGTCGCCGCCGTCTCGCTCGGTGTCTCTCTCACATCGCTCGTAGGGGCGCGACGGGCTTGAGCGGAGCCGTGAACTGTTACGCGCCGCCGTCGTCTCGCACGCCGTGCACGGATTGCACGCCGTGCGCTGCTCGCGAACAGTGTCGACTTCGAGCTCCGTCGCGATACGCCTCGGTGAAGCCACCTCGTGCACCTGGTTCACCTCAGGTACCTGAGGTGGACCAGTCGCCGTCTGCGAAGGTCGTTTACCGGGGGCGAGCGAATCCGGCGTATGGACGCGCTCGCGGAGGTGGAGTTCCTCGCCCGCTCCAAGAACCGGGTGGCGTTGTTGCGCCTGCTGGCGACCGGGCGGTACGACCGCGGCGAGTTGGCGACCGAGGTCGACGTGTCACAGGCCACGCTCGGCCGCATCCTCGAGGACTTCGAGGAGCGGTCGTGGATCCGCCACGAGGGAGACGGCTACGTGGCGACCGCCACCGGGCGACTCGTCGCGACGGGGATCGGAGAGCTACTGGACACGCTCGCCGCCGAACAGACGCTGCGAGGAGTGGTGCGGTACCTGCCGACACACGCGATGGACTTCGACCTCCGGCGACTCGCCGACGCGGCGATCACGACCCCTTCTCGGTCGCGGCCGAGTGCACCGCTGCAGACCGCGCTCGATCTGGCCGACACCGCGACCGACCTCCGGGCGTTCTCGCACACGTTCAACGAGCAGAGTCTCGCGACGGTCCACGACCGCGTGACGAGCGGCGAGCAGACGTTCGCGGGCGTGTTCTCGCGACAGGCGTACACCGCCTTGGCCGACGACGAGGAGGTGTGGCAGCGGACGCTGGCGTTGATCGACGCGCCCAACGCGGAACTGCGTGTGCGTGAAGAGGGCATTCCACTGGCGGTCACGCTGTCGGACGACCGCGTGAACCTCCTGTTGCGCGACGAGGAGGGGCTGTTGCAGGCTGCACTGGAGACGACGGACGCGGCGGTGCTCGCGTGGGCCGGCGAGACGTTCGACCACTATTGGCGGACGGCGACCGAAGTCGACCGCGAGACGGCGAGCAGACTGGAGACAACAGGTCAGTCTCCACGGGAGTGAACTACCCCGCCCTGCCCGTGCTGATGCACTCACTTGGATCCAGTTTTAAAGGACAAGTTTTACTTCTTGTCCACGAGGTCAGCATGCACATTCAATACAAGGACTGGCCATACCAAGCCTACCGGAGTCAACACACGGTGAATGGGAACAGCATCACGTCAGGCAGTGTAGCAAGCTAATTAGTATGAACACTATCTTCACAGAGTTATATACAACCAGATGAGTCCCGACGCAGACGGCTCCCAAGACGAAGCACGACGAGGATTGACGGACAGACAATATCAGGAGGATACAGAGGCAACAACCGTATCGGCTAACCACGAGCGGTTTCAACAACGTGTCGACGATGTTCTAAGTGCCTCAACGACCGATGAGGTAGCCAGGACCACGGTCCAACTCATCGTCGAATCGTTCGACCTCAAGCGGGCTGCATTGTACGAGCGTGTCGGCGAGCGACTATGTTTAGTCACCGAAAATACAGATACAAAAACGCCCTTCCCTGAGCACCTCTCGATCCAGCACGACACACTCCGTCAACTTCTCCACGATGGTACCGTTGTGAGCGGTACTCCACCGAGTGCGATACCAATAGACAGTGAATGGTGTGCGGCACCGACGGGTGAAGGCGGACTGATCGTCGGTGTAGAACCTAAATCAGATCGAGAGCTAATCATAAATCACAATCGGCTGTCTCGGTTCGCGACAGTAGTTGGGACAGCACTCCATCTTGTAGACGATGGGGTAAGTCGTGACCAATTCACCACGACCGCCTCAGATTTGTCCAGTGAAGATATCTTACCAGCCGTTATTCGAGAGGTTTACCCTGACTACGCCTTCCTCTACGATGCCGACGGGACCTATCAAGACGTGCTCTTGGGTCAACGTGACGTATCTGCCATTACTCGTGAGGAACTCATTGGGTCGACGCTCACAGACGTATTCCCGGCGCAGACAGCAAGTCGGATTCACGATGCAATCCGGACCGCAGTCGAGACTGACACACGACAGACCGTCGAGTACCCAGTCGATGCAGTCGAAGGCCGCCGCGTGTTCGAGGGCGTTGTGACTCCTATCGTCGTCGATGGGACCGATCAGGCCGTCTTGATCGCGCGTGATGTGACCGAACGGTCACAGCGGGAATCCAAACTCAGGCGCGTACAGAGGCGGTCTGAGTGGGTCCTGGAGTCGACGACCGCAGCAACCTGGAGTATCGAGTTTGACGGGGATGGAATCTCATTTCTCCAAGGAGCCACCGAATGTCTGTTTCCGGAAGCGGCCCCAGATGTCTCCTCCGTAATCGAGTACTTTGATATCATCGTCCATCCAGACGACAGAGAACGAGTCGTCGACGCCTACGAGGCGGTTCGAGATCGACGTCAAGAAGAAGTCCACATCACCTATCGGACACACCCCGAACACGGTGACGTGCGGTGGCTCGCCGTAGACGGATTTGTCAGAGAAACTGACACTCACCACGAACTCGTTGGGCATTCCGCCGATGTAACTATCGAGAAACAGCAAGAACACCAACTCGAGACGCTCCACCAGTTCACACATGCGATCACGGTCGCCGATTCCGTCGAGGGGATTTGTCGGCGAACCGTTGAGGCGAGTAGAGCTGCTTTTGGATTCTCTGCGTCCCTCGTCAGCCTCGTTTCTGAAGATAGGCTGGTGCCCCAAGCGACTACAGAAGACCTCTCGTCAGAGGAGTTCTCCGAAATACCCGTCAACGAAGGAATCGCTGGACGGACGTACAGGACCGGCGAGTCAATGATCGTCAACGACACAACCGTGGAGGAGAGAGTATATGATGATCCACCATATCGGTCACTACTCAGCGTTCCGATTGGTGACCACGGGAACTTGCAGGCCGCCGCAGAACGGCCGGGTGCGTTCGACGCCACCGATCGCGAACTTGCCGAGACACTGGCACAGTACACCGAGAATGCGCTGGACCTTTTAGAATCAAGAAAGGACCTTAAATACCAGAATAACCGGTTGGAAAAATTCGCGTCTGTCGTATCACACGACCTCCGAAATCCACTGAACGTTGCGTCCGGCCGGATCGAACTCGCTCAACGCGAGTGTGGGAGTGATCACCTCGCGGCGGCAGAAGAGGCTATCAACCGGAGTCAGCAGTTAATCGACGATCTCCTCACATTGACCAATTCGGAATCCGACCATTCTGAGAGCACTGTGTTCCTCGAAACTATCGCCAAGCAGGTGTGGACGACCATCGATGGACCCGAGGCAATACTCGATATCCAGACTGGAGTCAATGTGACCGCCACAGAGTCACGACTCCGTCAACTGATAGCGAACTTGTTCGGGAACGCCGTCAAACATGGTGGTCCGGCAGTCACAGTGACGGTCGAGACAGTCCGTTCGGACGACAAGCCTGTCGGATTCGCGGTCACAGACGACGGCTCGGGTCTGCAGACTGACGAATACGACCACGTGTTCGATCACGGATATACGACAGCTGACTCTGGGACGGGCCTCGGCCTCGCAATCGTCTCTGACGTGGCCAGCGAGCACGGGTGGGAAGTATCGATGATGGAGAGCGCTGCTGGCGGTGTCCGTGTCGAAGTGACTGGTGTCGAGACGAGATATGACGAAACAAAATAAACTCGGAGTCAGCGAGTCGGTACCGGGATAGTCCCGATGCCAGACACGAGGAACTCTGCACCACCACTACTCTCGGCTACCTCAATATCCCACCCGTGTGCTAGAGCGATCTGTCGAACAATCGTCATCCCGAATCCAGGATTGTCGTCGTTTGTCGTGAACCCAGAATTGAAGACGACAGTCGGGTCTTCAAGATCGATACCCGGTCCGTCATCGCGGTATCGGAGTGTTCCACCATCGATATCAATTCGGATAGAAACATCTCTTCCAGCGTATTCGATAGAGTTCGACAACAGGTGTTCGAAAAGTCGTTGGAGACGACTCGGGTCAGCCTCAATCTCGCGGTCAGCCTCACAGGTCACGTCGGGGTCAGCGTCGACCGCACTTGCTGCTGCCTCAACGACCTCGGATAGTGGAACCGGTTGGAGGTCGTCAAGGTGCATCTCTTGATCCGAGAGGCGTAAAACGCTTTCCAGAAGTACTTCCATCCGATCGACTGAATCCTGAGCCTGTTCGAAGTATTCCTCGTTACCGGATTCAGCATACAACGAGAGTGACTGCTGAATGACATCAAGCGGATCTTGAAGATCCCGGGAAATTGTCCGACGCATCTCGCGGAGTTGGTCGTTCTGCTGTCGCACTTCGAGTTCTCGTTCGTGTCGTTCTGTCACATCTCGGCTGTTGACAACAAACCCTGAGACGACTTCATTATCAAGTAAATTGCGCCCACGAGATTCTAAAACCGGCCATTCTCCGTCTGGGTCGTCAAACCGGAAGTTAACTATCGGTTCCAATGTGGGATCTTCAACGGCTTCGAAGAACTTCTCCATTGCTTCAGAGCGATCATCTGGGTGCGCGTAGTCAAAAATGTAC
It contains:
- a CDS encoding methyl-accepting chemotaxis protein; translated protein: MLGVLGAIRDRGDSPSESAARSSQATQVGAADGEEAIDSVLNGLATPAYITDTAGYVTNLNEQACELFETDRSAAVGRPATALLDDESDSSDFVERVLETEEDVQQVRETITTGAGRDVPVERTTTPLYDASGSLVGVMELNRDVTEKVREEEKAEQLEAYQTTLLADLRESLSALADGDLTISPTVAEPPAEFAEMQTVHEEFAAMNDDLERAVGQIRELVDTVTDLGDSLADTSDELGSTTEEVSVSIDQIGSAAEQLTDGAEDLAEQSQRASGNVQELSAGVEEVTSSVETIDTQADQTRSLAGDGAEAATEALAEIDAALSATDQIESEVASLDERMDRVAEITELIGEIADQTDMLALNANIEAARAGGEGTDAGDGFAVVAEEVKSLAEESKAATDDIESIIDETADQTATVVDSVQTVTERVSTAAEAVDGVEGRLGEIQAAAEQTADDVSEVRATMETQAATAEEIATMIEDTSALSEEITASVQEVSASVEQQAAATDQTAETAETLSRQSDELAERLDVFRTSRDETADLGE
- a CDS encoding ABC transporter substrate-binding protein, encoding MTRRRVLGAAGAVVGTGLAGCSGTGAESTRTDAGGGAAGATGSPTATAGESEDGSDGAAESSTSGTSYEACIEPVGCVEFASVPETWVAYNGGWADMAFALGQADGFRAVGNAVPRFFYEPFDLDLPAAADTPELFSGGWDEEVFYELDPDVILMDPEFMHGTGWDGSWDESDTRELQRNVAPFFGNNCRRRREFHDYELYTLYEAFERLADAFQQRERYEAFAAVHEEVQSTIQSRLPPASERPSIGLLNGGSSPQKGQFFPLDPTAPGYETKPYRDLGVGNAFPASATGAAIDYERLLAVDPEILVIHWGIGRTGDGDGFSRAAFREQYVEPMEDHPVGSQLTAVENRRVYPGAYGEQGPITNLLQTEMTAQQLFPEAFGKFDAEAFPAVASERRLFDRGRVREIVRGEI
- a CDS encoding FAD-dependent oxidoreductase, which codes for MSTLPDETPARDPESAVDTDVVVVGGGAAGLSAATFLARYGLDTTVFARGHSAIRQCAHLENYLGFPGGISPERFLALGRRQATHEGASVVDDLVEWVERVGEVYDDETTADEEDETGTATDGSAAADDATETGDSTERLCPARFRVQTQDDRTLHARYVLVASAYDGDYLEPLVDDLDREAEHGFVEAEAGRTPVEGLYAAGWLTRETVHQAIVNAGDGARAAVALARDDLRDRYWDALADIYVDWVVDDDRYGGEEWAADFDDWFDREMAPGAPDDVDDGELAEVREAAKESFLDRCVDESERAERERRGQELLLEELDDDVIREYVAGLDDEARAEEVI
- a CDS encoding MBL fold metallo-hydrolase produces the protein MDVTLLGTGDATGVPAALCDCEYCVGSAPRLRPAVLVEHDDTTVVLDVGPDLCDQLQRTDTYSVDAFFLTHFHRDHADGLLELLQTLRTGTEAAWNEDRDGHAFDLYMTETATEHLRDSFAYFLDTLDPQWDPDGTTVGGLAVDSFPVEHMRPEYETVGFLVRNGDSVLAYAPDMATFVGEPPTTDVDLFVCEGSPVVGGSHGTVEELRAAVDAVDADRTVLVNATEHGRREHTEELAARAREFGCELGADFDEYTLS
- a CDS encoding VOC family protein, with amino-acid sequence MTGDDEISSDAETVAPVSTADAARLDDGLGGLHHGFVLVSDLPRAVEFYATVVGAEPLRPDDPDETVATATFYWLAVGDDTFVNLAVDPERAPLAEEVEMLALGTTTEHARTVERRLEARDWPYDTGVNTLRFDDPDGNEVELTWWDGPR
- a CDS encoding DMT family transporter translates to MSRRRHAGAFLLTALLFGGTFVAVKAGLAYLPPLTFLAIRFDVGAVVLAGYAATRLSWSDLRPRTAGDVVAVLATGGLVVGLTNALLFVGQESTSSGVAAIVFSLNPILTVAAAAVLLPGRRPTRLGLLGTALGLVGVILVAGPTALLTGEAAGVPLLVGGAASIALGSVVIRWAEPTLSTTARTVWGVPLAALLSHGLAVAAGESLASVTLPPTALVAVAYVGVGSGAVAYLAYFALVDGVGPRRANLVFYAVPVVSTVGGWALLGERIGATALAGFAVVAAGFALLVAESVDRRRLQRLVYWHREGERAETRAEPRRAD
- a CDS encoding helix-turn-helix transcriptional regulator, with amino-acid sequence MDALAEVEFLARSKNRVALLRLLATGRYDRGELATEVDVSQATLGRILEDFEERSWIRHEGDGYVATATGRLVATGIGELLDTLAAEQTLRGVVRYLPTHAMDFDLRRLADAAITTPSRSRPSAPLQTALDLADTATDLRAFSHTFNEQSLATVHDRVTSGEQTFAGVFSRQAYTALADDEEVWQRTLALIDAPNAELRVREEGIPLAVTLSDDRVNLLLRDEEGLLQAALETTDAAVLAWAGETFDHYWRTATEVDRETASRLETTGQSPRE
- a CDS encoding ATP-binding protein, translated to MSPDADGSQDEARRGLTDRQYQEDTEATTVSANHERFQQRVDDVLSASTTDEVARTTVQLIVESFDLKRAALYERVGERLCLVTENTDTKTPFPEHLSIQHDTLRQLLHDGTVVSGTPPSAIPIDSEWCAAPTGEGGLIVGVEPKSDRELIINHNRLSRFATVVGTALHLVDDGVSRDQFTTTASDLSSEDILPAVIREVYPDYAFLYDADGTYQDVLLGQRDVSAITREELIGSTLTDVFPAQTASRIHDAIRTAVETDTRQTVEYPVDAVEGRRVFEGVVTPIVVDGTDQAVLIARDVTERSQRESKLRRVQRRSEWVLESTTAATWSIEFDGDGISFLQGATECLFPEAAPDVSSVIEYFDIIVHPDDRERVVDAYEAVRDRRQEEVHITYRTHPEHGDVRWLAVDGFVRETDTHHELVGHSADVTIEKQQEHQLETLHQFTHAITVADSVEGICRRTVEASRAAFGFSASLVSLVSEDRLVPQATTEDLSSEEFSEIPVNEGIAGRTYRTGESMIVNDTTVEERVYDDPPYRSLLSVPIGDHGNLQAAAERPGAFDATDRELAETLAQYTENALDLLESRKDLKYQNNRLEKFASVVSHDLRNPLNVASGRIELAQRECGSDHLAAAEEAINRSQQLIDDLLTLTNSESDHSESTVFLETIAKQVWTTIDGPEAILDIQTGVNVTATESRLRQLIANLFGNAVKHGGPAVTVTVETVRSDDKPVGFAVTDDGSGLQTDEYDHVFDHGYTTADSGTGLGLAIVSDVASEHGWEVSMMESAAGGVRVEVTGVETRYDETK
- a CDS encoding response regulator, giving the protein MTNRSDPTDAKSLRDGLPPFLRGTIVPSTVDVLVVDDDPAAAELTELYLEREEEGFEVQTETRVPPAVKTVEAGDIDAIVSDYEMPGQDGLEFLDSVRAIDDELPFILFTGRGSEEIASEAISKGVTDYLQKETDPTQYSVLANRLSNAVEQYRAKGAVEEAHEWYSTVVQNASDVVSIVDENARFQYLSPAAQQVLGYDPDELVGEYIFDYAHPDDRSEAMEKFFEAVEDPTLEPIVNFRFDDPDGEWPVLESRGRNLLDNEVVSGFVVNSRDVTERHERELEVRQQNDQLREMRRTISRDLQDPLDVIQQSLSLYAESGNEEYFEQAQDSVDRMEVLLESVLRLSDQEMHLDDLQPVPLSEVVEAAASAVDADPDVTCEADREIEADPSRLQRLFEHLLSNSIEYAGRDVSIRIDIDGGTLRYRDDGPGIDLEDPTVVFNSGFTTNDDNPGFGMTIVRQIALAHGWDIEVAESSGGAEFLVSGIGTIPVPTR